Proteins from a single region of Parachlamydia acanthamoebae:
- a CDS encoding DUF72 domain-containing protein: MKKQSIHIGTSGWSYPHWKENFYPEEIKMKDWLNYYSSNFSTVEINSTFYRIPSISTVEKWTAQVPNNFLFSIKASQYITHRKRLHECEESLAYFYQTIRHFKEKMGPILFQLPPSFKMNKERLVDFISLLEKDLPCVFEFRNETWYNDDIYELLTKNKIALCITDLNGRLSPEEITAPFTYIRLHGPKEAYQGSYGSSQLKAWKKKIDKWTEKTVVYCYFDNDEKGYAIEDAKNLQNDFQKSSKIVTARY; the protein is encoded by the coding sequence ATGAAAAAGCAATCTATTCACATTGGCACATCGGGCTGGTCCTACCCACATTGGAAGGAGAACTTTTATCCTGAAGAGATAAAAATGAAGGATTGGCTCAACTATTATTCCTCGAATTTTTCGACAGTCGAAATCAATTCCACTTTCTATCGCATACCTTCAATTTCGACTGTGGAAAAGTGGACTGCTCAAGTTCCTAATAATTTTTTATTTTCCATTAAAGCGAGTCAATACATCACGCATCGTAAAAGATTGCATGAATGTGAAGAAAGTTTAGCCTATTTTTATCAGACCATTCGGCATTTTAAAGAAAAAATGGGCCCTATCCTTTTTCAACTTCCTCCATCCTTTAAAATGAATAAGGAGCGCTTGGTGGATTTTATTAGTCTTTTGGAAAAAGATCTTCCTTGCGTCTTCGAATTTAGGAATGAGACTTGGTACAATGACGACATCTATGAATTGTTAACTAAAAATAAAATCGCTTTGTGTATCACAGATCTTAATGGGCGTTTGTCACCAGAAGAAATAACAGCACCTTTCACATATATTCGCTTGCATGGTCCTAAAGAGGCCTACCAAGGCTCTTATGGGTCATCTCAATTAAAAGCATGGAAAAAGAAGATCGACAAGTGGACAGAAAAGACGGTGGTCTATTGCTATTTTGACAATGATGAAAAGGGTTATGCCATTGAAGATGCGAAAAACTTGCAAAATGATTTTCAAAAGAGCTCAAAAATTGTTACAGCAAGATATTGA
- a CDS encoding glycoside hydrolase family 15 protein — translation MMDAIAPGEPGILPRWTSSAKIGVGTAASGDSNVWFTISHGILNEVYFPRIDVANIRDFGFIVTDGATFFSEEKRHAVHEYQLLEDGIPAYLLTNTCYEGRYRIEKKIIADPHRNVLLQEVTFYPLIGTFADYHLYALIAPHIRNAGMGNYARTGHYKCTPSLFAERAGTVLACASSSPFIQMSCGFVGISDAWQDLSENKRLTQCYTTAQNGNISLVGEIDLQACQGKFVIALGFANQIEEAGLQIRASLFQDFNFPLKEYMNGWRQVQKCFIDLSTVDTEGGSLYRISTAVLKIHAGKHFSGSVIASLSIPWGVYRGDNDIGGYHLIWPRDQVQTALAFLSAGDLESAKQALLFLMCTQERDGHWLQCMWEDGTPYWKGFQLDETALPILLADQLKRADALIGIDPFEMVEVAAKFIVKNGPGTEQGRWEEDGGFSPYSIATAIAALLAAADFFEQKGRSEEADYLRKTADDWNDKIEDWLYAKNTSLAEALGIEGYYVHLAPISYYLQSLPENKQVVIRNRPVEESLANYDDIVGVDALALVRFGLRSANDPRILNTVKAIDALLRTETSKGPVWHRYNEDGYGEKEDGTPYDGTGIGRGWPLLVGERAHYELAKGDRDEAIRLLRVMRAFAGEGGMLPEQVWDVETIPEKFLFNGHSTGAAKPLVWAHGEYISLLRSIKENRIFTMPPQTFHRYIEQKQASTHTIWRFDFPVTAMQQEKTLRIQTDAPMIVRWTEDEWVSYQEQSSQMSNLGVSYVDIDFKNNIVFTFFWKDSNRWEGKNYEIVRI, via the coding sequence ATGATGGATGCAATTGCCCCGGGAGAACCAGGAATTTTACCTCGTTGGACTTCAAGTGCCAAGATAGGAGTAGGAACAGCAGCCTCGGGGGATAGTAATGTTTGGTTTACAATTTCGCATGGAATTTTAAATGAAGTCTATTTTCCGCGAATCGATGTCGCAAACATCCGAGATTTTGGATTTATCGTCACAGATGGTGCCACTTTTTTCTCTGAAGAAAAAAGACATGCCGTGCATGAATATCAACTGTTGGAAGATGGCATTCCTGCTTATCTATTGACCAATACATGCTATGAAGGGCGTTATCGAATCGAAAAAAAAATCATCGCAGATCCACATCGCAATGTCTTGTTGCAAGAAGTCACGTTTTATCCTTTAATAGGGACATTTGCCGATTACCATCTTTATGCCTTAATCGCACCTCATATTCGTAATGCAGGAATGGGAAACTACGCACGGACTGGTCACTACAAATGCACACCCTCTTTATTTGCAGAAAGAGCGGGGACTGTCCTTGCATGTGCTAGCTCTTCTCCTTTTATTCAAATGTCATGCGGTTTTGTAGGAATTAGCGATGCTTGGCAAGATCTCTCTGAAAATAAAAGGCTGACACAGTGCTACACCACGGCTCAAAATGGCAATATTAGTTTAGTTGGCGAAATCGATTTACAAGCCTGCCAAGGAAAATTTGTGATTGCCTTGGGTTTTGCGAATCAAATTGAAGAAGCGGGATTGCAAATCAGAGCTTCTCTATTTCAAGATTTTAATTTTCCTTTAAAAGAGTACATGAATGGATGGAGGCAGGTACAAAAATGCTTTATAGATTTAAGCACTGTTGATACAGAAGGTGGAAGCCTATACAGAATCAGTACAGCTGTTTTGAAGATTCATGCTGGTAAGCATTTTTCAGGAAGTGTCATTGCAAGTTTGTCTATTCCGTGGGGTGTTTATCGAGGAGATAACGACATTGGGGGCTACCATCTCATTTGGCCGCGCGATCAAGTCCAAACAGCTTTAGCTTTTCTATCGGCAGGTGATTTAGAAAGTGCAAAGCAAGCCTTGCTTTTTCTGATGTGCACACAAGAAAGGGACGGGCATTGGCTACAATGTATGTGGGAAGATGGTACGCCTTATTGGAAAGGATTCCAGCTGGATGAAACAGCTTTACCTATTTTATTGGCGGACCAATTAAAACGAGCCGACGCTCTTATTGGGATAGATCCATTTGAAATGGTGGAAGTTGCAGCTAAATTTATTGTGAAGAATGGCCCTGGAACTGAGCAAGGGAGGTGGGAGGAGGATGGGGGATTTTCACCGTATAGCATCGCCACAGCAATTGCAGCTCTTTTGGCTGCAGCCGATTTTTTTGAGCAAAAAGGAAGGAGCGAAGAAGCCGACTATTTGCGAAAAACAGCCGATGATTGGAATGATAAAATTGAGGATTGGCTCTATGCCAAAAATACGTCATTGGCAGAAGCACTTGGGATAGAAGGCTATTACGTACACTTGGCTCCCATAAGCTATTATTTACAATCTCTTCCAGAAAATAAACAAGTGGTGATTCGCAATCGTCCCGTTGAGGAAAGTCTTGCAAATTACGATGACATTGTAGGCGTCGATGCGTTGGCTTTGGTTAGATTTGGGCTAAGATCTGCCAATGATCCACGGATTTTAAATACAGTAAAGGCGATTGATGCCCTGCTGAGGACAGAAACATCTAAAGGTCCCGTTTGGCATCGGTATAACGAAGATGGCTATGGAGAAAAAGAAGATGGCACTCCCTATGATGGGACAGGAATTGGAAGAGGATGGCCCTTATTAGTAGGTGAGCGTGCGCATTATGAACTGGCCAAAGGGGATCGAGACGAAGCAATACGTTTATTGCGTGTGATGCGTGCATTTGCAGGTGAAGGGGGGATGCTTCCTGAGCAAGTCTGGGATGTTGAAACCATTCCGGAAAAATTTTTATTCAATGGCCACTCAACTGGTGCCGCAAAACCGCTTGTTTGGGCACATGGAGAATATATTTCTCTCTTGCGATCCATTAAGGAGAATCGAATTTTCACAATGCCCCCACAAACATTTCATCGATATATTGAGCAAAAGCAGGCATCTACCCATACCATTTGGCGTTTTGACTTTCCTGTCACAGCTATGCAACAAGAAAAGACATTAAGAATCCAGACAGATGCTCCAATGATTGTGCGTTGGACAGAGGATGAATGGGTAAGCTATCAAGAGCAGAGTTCACAAATGAGTAACCTAGGGGTGTCCTATGTGGATATCGATTTTAAAAATAACATTGTTTTTACGTTCTTTTGGAAAGATAGTAATCGTTGGGAAGGAAAGAATTATGAGATAGTAAGGATTTAG
- a CDS encoding BON domain-containing protein: MFKRTFLNKKKYVSYLTIALGLSVAPSLSAFSYDNSSSSNPSSNYSNPSSNPGSARDSYSGSSSKDSYSNPGSSGSRDSNSGSSGSRDSSSNPGSSSSRDSDSSPGSSSSGGSSSNPGSSSSGSNDSFSNYSSQRDVNPNSSSYYNPSGSSYSNAKDPYSGSSSATYSETSGDQELARRIREKISSGWFSRGYDRVSVQVNNGAVIIQGVVKSQADKDKVEKEIRDIDGVKSLTSHVNVEESHARGHEERQFLQDRAATSEDQQLNKKIRDNVSKGWLWDSYKDVSLNTSNGVVTLDGTVGSESDKQDLINEVQKVEGVKSVKSNLRIESRY, from the coding sequence ATGTTTAAACGAACATTTTTAAACAAAAAAAAATATGTGAGTTATCTAACAATTGCACTTGGCTTAAGTGTTGCCCCTTCTCTGAGTGCCTTTTCTTATGATAACAGTTCCTCTTCAAATCCAAGCTCTAACTATTCAAATCCAAGCTCAAATCCAGGCTCTGCACGCGATTCTTACTCAGGGTCTTCATCTAAGGATTCATACTCGAATCCTGGGTCTTCGGGTTCGAGAGATTCGAATTCTGGATCGTCTGGCTCACGTGATTCGTCTTCCAACCCAGGATCGTCGAGCTCACGTGATTCGGATTCTAGTCCAGGGTCATCATCGTCAGGAGGATCTTCCTCAAATCCGGGATCATCATCTTCGGGTTCCAATGACTCATTCTCAAATTATTCAAGCCAAAGGGATGTAAATCCAAATAGTTCTTCTTACTATAATCCAAGCGGTTCTTCTTATTCCAATGCAAAAGATCCTTATTCAGGTTCTTCTAGTGCAACTTATTCAGAAACAAGCGGGGATCAGGAGTTAGCTAGAAGAATTAGAGAAAAAATTAGCTCAGGTTGGTTTTCAAGAGGTTATGATCGAGTAAGTGTACAAGTCAATAATGGTGCTGTGATTATACAGGGTGTCGTAAAATCACAAGCTGATAAAGATAAAGTGGAAAAAGAAATCCGTGATATCGACGGCGTGAAAAGTTTAACAAGCCATGTCAATGTTGAAGAATCTCATGCAAGAGGACATGAAGAAAGACAATTTCTTCAAGATAGAGCCGCTACATCAGAAGATCAGCAGCTCAACAAAAAAATTCGTGACAATGTGAGTAAAGGATGGCTCTGGGATAGTTATAAAGATGTCTCCTTAAACACATCAAATGGTGTTGTGACATTGGATGGAACAGTCGGAAGTGAAAGCGACAAGCAAGATTTGATTAATGAAGTTCAAAAAGTGGAAGGAGTCAAATCTGTAAAGAGCAATTTAAGAATTGAAAGCAGATATTAA
- the poxB gene encoding ubiquinone-dependent pyruvate dehydrogenase, producing the protein MPTVAECILDILVATGVKRIYGITGDSLNAFTDTIRKKGHIEWISTRHEEVAAFAAGTEAQLSGALTVCAGSCGPGNMHLINGLYDCHRNNVPVLAIAAQIPTSEMGGDYFQETHPERLFLECSRYCEVVTQPEQIPRLLEIAIQTAIATNDVAVLIIPGDISWKKVQTPKLRKFFPSDLVEAKHLDRNLDEIAKVLNKSQKVTIFGGIGCAGAHAELLHLAERLKAPIAFTLRGKDHIEYDNPFDVGLTGLLGFSSGYHALMDCDTLILLGTDFPYRQFYPIHATVIQVDIRAENIGRRTHVDYAIIGDVKTTLSHLIDKIDHKHDQTFLNTSLENYKKARLDLDELAKPSLAGSPIHPQYVAKLISDFASEDAIFTCDVGTPTIWAARYLKMNGKRRLLGSFKHGSMANALPQAIGAQLLYPDRQVVTLSGDGGISMLMGDLLTLKQHSIPVKVVVFNNSAYGFVELEMKASGILEYGTELENPNFAKMADAMGILGRRVENGEKLSETLQEVLNHQGPALIEVMVNRYELAMPPHISIDEVTGFGLYLLTAVINGKGNELIELARSNLSKK; encoded by the coding sequence ATGCCCACAGTTGCCGAATGCATCCTTGATATTCTAGTTGCCACTGGAGTTAAAAGAATCTACGGAATAACTGGAGATTCTTTAAACGCTTTTACCGATACCATCAGAAAAAAAGGTCACATTGAATGGATTTCCACTCGTCACGAAGAGGTCGCAGCGTTTGCTGCTGGTACAGAAGCTCAGCTTAGTGGGGCATTGACTGTTTGTGCGGGAAGTTGTGGGCCAGGAAATATGCATTTAATTAATGGGTTATACGATTGCCATCGCAATAATGTCCCTGTACTCGCGATTGCCGCACAGATTCCCACGTCAGAAATGGGGGGCGATTACTTCCAAGAGACACATCCGGAAAGGTTGTTTCTCGAATGTAGTCGATATTGTGAAGTCGTCACACAACCTGAGCAAATTCCTCGGTTGTTAGAAATTGCTATCCAAACTGCCATTGCAACAAATGACGTGGCCGTTTTAATTATCCCAGGAGATATTTCTTGGAAAAAAGTTCAAACGCCAAAACTGCGCAAATTTTTTCCTTCTGATCTTGTAGAAGCGAAACATTTAGATAGAAATTTGGATGAAATTGCAAAAGTTTTAAATAAATCCCAAAAAGTCACAATTTTTGGAGGCATTGGTTGTGCCGGAGCCCATGCGGAGCTCTTACATCTGGCAGAGCGTCTAAAGGCTCCCATAGCCTTTACTTTAAGGGGAAAAGATCACATCGAATATGATAATCCGTTTGATGTGGGTCTCACGGGTCTCCTGGGATTTTCTTCAGGCTATCATGCGCTTATGGATTGCGATACCTTGATTTTGCTGGGAACAGACTTTCCCTACAGGCAGTTTTATCCGATCCATGCCACCGTGATTCAAGTCGATATTCGTGCGGAAAATATTGGACGCCGCACACATGTTGATTATGCGATTATCGGAGATGTTAAAACGACGCTATCTCATTTAATCGATAAAATAGACCATAAACACGACCAAACATTTCTTAATACATCTCTAGAAAACTATAAAAAGGCGCGCCTAGACTTAGATGAATTAGCTAAACCCTCTCTAGCGGGCAGCCCGATCCATCCACAATACGTAGCAAAATTAATTAGCGATTTTGCGTCGGAGGATGCAATTTTTACTTGTGATGTAGGAACCCCTACAATTTGGGCTGCACGCTATTTAAAAATGAATGGTAAAAGAAGACTTTTAGGATCTTTTAAGCATGGTTCCATGGCAAATGCTCTGCCACAAGCCATTGGAGCTCAATTGCTTTATCCCGACAGGCAAGTCGTCACACTGTCAGGTGATGGAGGTATTTCCATGTTGATGGGGGACCTTCTCACGCTTAAACAACATTCTATTCCCGTCAAAGTGGTCGTTTTTAATAATTCGGCATATGGCTTTGTTGAATTAGAGATGAAGGCATCTGGCATTTTGGAATATGGGACAGAGCTTGAGAATCCTAATTTTGCAAAAATGGCTGATGCGATGGGTATATTGGGACGAAGAGTTGAAAATGGGGAAAAACTATCCGAAACACTTCAAGAGGTATTGAATCATCAAGGTCCAGCCTTAATTGAAGTCATGGTGAATCGATACGAACTTGCCATGCCACCACATATTTCCATAGATGAAGTAACGGGCTTTGGTCTTTATCTTTTAACAGCCGTCATTAATGGAAAAGGAAATGAGCTTATAGAACTTGCTAGAAGTAATTTAAGCAAAAAATAA
- a CDS encoding DUF6496 domain-containing protein, producing MTKYGPKAQKSVEDALHKMKEGELESGKSHKKVTNRKQAIAIGLSEARKKGAKVPEKSS from the coding sequence ATGACTAAATATGGTCCAAAAGCACAAAAGTCTGTCGAAGATGCATTGCATAAAATGAAAGAAGGAGAGCTTGAATCTGGAAAAAGCCATAAAAAAGTGACAAATCGAAAGCAAGCCATTGCGATTGGTCTTTCTGAAGCAAGAAAAAAAGGGGCGAAAGTGCCTGAAAAATCATCTTGA
- a CDS encoding DUF3309 family protein — MLSTILIILLILLLIGAIPAWPYSTGWGYGPSGILGTVLIVLLILMLLGRI, encoded by the coding sequence ATGTTAAGTACCATACTAATTATTCTTTTGATACTACTACTCATTGGAGCTATTCCAGCATGGCCCTACAGTACAGGATGGGGATATGGACCCAGCGGAATATTGGGGACCGTATTGATTGTCCTTCTCATTCTCATGTTATTGGGAAGAATTTAA